Below is a window of Flavobacterium sp. N2820 DNA.
TCGTTTAAACCATAGGTATCTCTATCGGTTAATGCTTCAAATTTTACTTGAGCAGAAACAGAAACCGACATAAAAATGATTATCCCTAAAATTATTTTTTTCATTGATTACCAATCTTTTTCATTTGTAGTTGCGCGAGGCTTTACTTTCTTCTCATTCACTTTGTCCTGAATTTTCTTTTCGGCATTGTTAACGGCATCTAAAATATTGTCGATGCGTTGTTTATCGGCACCACTTGGTTTTGGCGATTCGTTTTTATCGTCTTTTTTGTCTTCGTCTTCTTTTTTGTCTTCGCCTTTGTTTTTATCTTGCTCTTTTTTATCGTTTCCTTTGTCTTTTTTATTGTTTTCTGGCTGTGGATTTTTCTCGTTTTGCCCTCCTTTATTTTTGTCGTTGTCTCCTTTTGCCGGCTTTTCTTTGTTCTTCTTTTTTGCTAAAGCATAATTGTAACGCGTTTCTTCATCTAGCGGATTATTCCGTAACGCATTTTTATAGGCTTCAGCAGCTGCTACATAATTTTTATCCAACATAAACGTATTGCCTAAATTATGATAAATACGATGCTTTTCGGTTTTAGATTTTGCTGATTCTAAAGCTTGTATGTATTTAATTTGTGCTTCTCCAGGCTGATTTTGTCGGTAAATACTATTTCCTAAATTGTATCCTGCAATGGCTTTTTTAGGCGATTTTTTCGATTCAGTTACCCGATAATCCGCTTCTGCGCTAGTATAGCTTTTTTGTACAAAAGATTGATTTCCGTTGTACAGGTTTTTATCTTTTTCTTGGCTAAAAAGAACGCCGCTTATCAATAAAACAACTATGTAAACTATCTTATTCATGTTTTTTTTCGTTAAATAAATTCAACTTTTGCACCCAATTCGTTTTTTTCTCCAACAGAAAAATATCTACTAAAAGCAATAAAAATCCTAAACCTAAAAACCATTGATATTGCGATTCAAAATCGGCAATTTGTTGTGATTCAAATTCAGATTTTTCTATTTTATCAAATGATTTTTTTACTTCTTCAACTACTTCTTTTGTAGACGAACCAATAATATATTTTGACTTGGTTTTATTCGCAATATTTTGTAAAACTTCTGGATATAATTTTGTGATGACGTTTTCTCCGTTTTGGTCTTTTTTATAGGACGAAATGTTTCCTCTATCATCTTTTAAAGGAATTAAAGCGCCTTTTTCTGTTCCCACACCAATGGTTAAAATACGAACGCCTTTTTCTTGTGCCATTTCAATTGCTTCATCAGCTCCGTCGCCATGATCTTCTCCATCGGAAACCAAAATAATCAATTTACTTGTGTCTTTTATGTCAAAATAATCCACCGAAAGTTTAATTGCATCGTTAAAAGCCGTTCCTTGTGAAGAAACCATATTTGTATTCATACTTTGCAAGTACATCTTGGCAATGCTATAATCGGTAGTCATTGGTAAAACAGGATACGCACTTCCAGCATAACCTACGATTCCAACACGGTCATTTCCTAATTGGTTGATAATTTGCGAAACCAATTGCTTGGTTTTTTCTAAACGATTTGGCGCCACGTCTTCGGCTAACATACTTTTTGAAATATCAATCGCAAAAACAATATCGATTCCTTGTCGTTTTACGGTTTCCATTTTGGTTCCCATTTTTGGGTTTACCAAAGCAATTATCACACAAGCCAATGCCAAAAGTAAAATAATCAATTTTAAAACCGGTTTAAACGTTGATTTTTCGGGACTTAATTTTTTAAACAATTCCAAATCGGCAAAAGCAGCTTGCTTTTTTCTTTTCCAAAATAAATTGAACAGAAAAAGTGCCACTACAATTGGAATGAGTGCTGCTAAATAAAAATATTTTGGGCTTTCTAATTCAAACATTTTTTCTTTTTCTAAACGATTCCTCTAAAGACTGTATTTCGCAACAAGATTTCAATTCCTAACAAGCCAAAAGCAATGAGTACAAAAATTTTATACTTTTCGTCGTAATTATAGAATTTTTTCTCGTCAATTTCGGTAGTTTCTAACTTATTGATTTCATTATAAATGGCTTGTAATTTTTGATTTGATGTGGCTCTAAAATATTTTGCATCGGTCTTTTTTGCAATTTCTTGCATCAATTTTTCATCAATTTCTACAGGCATCATTCTAAAAACTAATTTTCCGTTGGCGTCTTTTGCTACAGGAAACATTGCTTTTCCGTTGGTTCCAATTCCAATCGTATATACTTTAATTCCATATTCTTTAGCAATTTCGGCAGCTGTTCTAGGATCAATTGTTCCCGAATTGTTGACACCGTCAGTCAATAAAATAATGATTCTACTTTTTGCCTTGCTGTCTTTTATTCGATTAATTGCAGTGGCTAAACCAACGCCAATTCCGGTTCCATCGGCAATAATTGAATCGTCATATTCTACCGTTTTTAATGATTGCAAAATGATGGCTTTATCAGAAGTTACAGGAGTTCTTGTATAGCTTTCGCCAGCATAAACTACTAAACCAATTCTATCGTTTATTCGATCTTGAATAAAAGTAGTAGCTACTTTTTTCAAGGCCTGTAATCGGTTTGGTTTTAAATCATTGGCCAGCATACTACTCGAAACATCAATTGCCATTACGATGTCAATTCCTTTAGTGGTTTTTGATTTTGACGTTACATCAACACTTCTTGGTCGTGCCAATGCAATGATGATAGAGCTCAAAGCGATTAATCGTAAAATGTTCAAAAACGGTTTTACTTTGGCTAAAAAAGTGCGATTTTGTTTAAATGGCTCCAAAGAACTCATTTTTAATGTTGCCGAAAGCTGATTACGTTTATAAAATAACCATGCCATTGCTAGTGGTAAAACCAAAAACAGCCACAAAAATTCTGGATTTAAAAAGGTTACTTTTCCCATTATTGTTTCGCTTTTCTTAGTTCAATTGAATTCTGGATTTTCTCCATAATTTGTTTCGCATGTTCATCATCTTCCTTATAAGTTAAGAAAAATTCTTGTGCGCCACCCGCTTGAGCAAAAACCACTATTTCGTAGCTCATTTTTTGATCTTCTTTTGTAATCTCATTAAAAGCGGTAAAGCTTCCGTATGATTTTTTACCTGAAAGACCTTTTACGTTTTCAAAATCAACTGTTTTTACAATGATATTTTTAGCGCCAAAACGCTCTAATTCTTTCAAATCATGTTCTAAGGCAACTTCTAAGTCGATTTTTGTAGTGTCTTTAAAAGCTGTTGTTACTAACACAATCGAAAAATCATCAATAATGCTTCCGTAGATAAATTTATTGGTTGATTTTACGTTTTCAGGAAGGTTATTTTGAATTTTTTCGTCGTTATTTCGTTTCAAAACCTTTGGCGTTTCAATCACAATTGCAGGTTCACCATATTCTGAAGTAATCCATTCTTTTTCTAATAATTCTTCGGTTGTGTAACCAATGTGATGCTCTTTTAAATAATCTAATCCAAAAGTATAAGCAAAAATTCCGACTGAAATTACAAATAAAACAACAGCAATTCCGACTGAAATTGCGGTTCGCATGAATTTTTGTTTCTTCAACTCTTTTCTTCTTACTTCTTCTGCAAAAAGTGCTTCGGCTTGCTCTTCTGTTCTTGGTAATGCTTTGTCAACGATTAATAAGAATTTGTCAACAATACTTTTGTCTTTTTCGATTTCAAATTGTAATGGTTTTGATTTGGCAAATTTTACTAAATCAGAATTTTCTAAAACCTGACGAAATTTGTCCAATTCTTCACGACTTACAAACATTTTTTTGTCTGAAATGGCTTTTTTCAACGAATTCATTAACTCGCTTGATGTGCTTTCCATGGCTGGAATATGAATTGATTCTTCAATATACGTTCGAGCAATATCGGTCATTTCAGAATAATATTCTTTTACATCGCCTTTTTGAACCAATTGTTTTTTGTCTAAATTTTGAAGATAAGCAATCGCTTTTTCAATAGGTGACGCAAAAAACTCTTCTTCTTTTACTTTCCCTTTTTGTAATTTTTTAATAATGAAGTAAGATGCAAAACCTGAAGCAATTATCAAAGCTAGTAAAACCAACAATTTCCACCATTCGCTGCTTGGTTCTTCTTCGGTAGCAATAATGTCTTTGATGTCATACATTTGCTGTTTTGTGGTATCGACTTTTACATTGTTTACCACGATGGAAAGTGAATCGGTTTGAAAATCTTTTTGGTTGATTTTTACGATTAATTTTGGAATCAAATAGCGGCCCGAATCAAACTGGGTTAACCCATATTTTTTAATCAATTCGTATTGTGAATTGTTTTTTATAGTATCAATTGGATACGATTCTAAAACTTCTAAAGCCCCAAAATTTTGCGCATTTGGAAAAACCACTTTGTCTTTTGCGTTTACCGATGCTTTGATTGTTAAATTGAATTGCGATCCAATTTTTATTTGTGAAGAATCAATAGCTGTTGTGATTTTTTGAGCTGATCCCAAAAATCCAAACAATAAAGCAATATAAAAGTAAATTGTCTTTTTCATTTTTCTTAATTACGCGCTTTAAAATAACCCAATAATTTGGTTACATAGCTTTCATCTACTCTTGAACTTATGGCTCCTGCACCACATTTTGAAAATACCTCTCTAAAATACGTTACGTTTTCTCGATAGTACTTTTCGTAATTTTGTCGAACCGATTTTGAGTTGGTATCAACAACTAACGTTTCACCATTTTCGGCATCTAACATAGTTACAATTCCGATGTTTGGAATGCTTTCTTCTCTTTGATCAAAAACACGAATTCCAGTTACATCATGTCGTTTTGAAGCGATTTTTAGCGTATGCTCATAAGCTGTAGTCATGAAATCGGAAATTAAAAACACAATCGCTTTCTTTTTCAAAACACTTAATAAATATTTCAACGCTTGAGATAAATCGGTTTTTTTACTTTTGGGTTCAAACTCAATTAATTCGCGAATGATTCGTAAAACGTGCGATTTTCCTTTTTTAGGCGGAATAAACAACTCGATTTGGTCTGAAAACAAAAGCAATCCTATTTTATCGTTGTTTTGCGTTGCCGAAAAAGCCAACGTAGCAGCAATTTCAGTAACCATATCGCGTTTTTGTTGGTTTTTTGTACCAAAACTTTCTGAACCCGAAATATCCACAACTAACATCATGGTTAATTCACGTTCTTCTTCAAATACTTTTACAAAAGGTTCGTTATAACGAGCGGTTACATTCCAATCAATAGCTCTTACATCGTCGCCATATTGATATTGGCGTACTTCTGAAAACGTCATTCCGCGTCCTTTAAAAGACGTATGATATTCTCCCGAAAAGATGTGATCGCTCAATCTTCGGGTTTTGATTTCAATTTTTCGAACTTTTTTTAGAATTTCTTTGGTATCCATTTTTATTAGTTGGCAGTCGCAGTTGGCAGTCGCAGTATCAAAACAAAATTTTATGAACACTGAGACTGAATACTGATAACTAAATTAAGGCACTTCGATTTCGTTAACAATTTTGCTAATAATATCTACAGAAGTTACATTTTCTGCTTCCGCTTCATACGTAACTCCAATTCTGTGGCGCAACACATCGTATACAACTGCACGAACGTCTTCTGGAATTACATACCCTCTGCGTTTGATGAAAGCATAACATTTAGCAGCGGTAGCCAAATTAATACTTCCACGTGGTGAAGCTCCAAAACTAATTAATGGTTTTAAACTTTCTAATTTATATTTTTCTGGATAACGCGTTGCAAAGACAATATCTAATATATATTTTTCGATTTTTTCGTCCATATAGACTTCACGAACTGCTTCTTGCGCTCTTAAAATTTGCTCTAAAGAAACCACTTGGTTTACTTTCTCATAAGCACCTTTTAAGTTTTGACGAATTATTGAGCGCTCGTCTTCCATTTTTGGGTAATCAATTACGGCTTTTAGCATAAAACGATCCACTTGTGCTTCGGGTAACGGATAGGTTCCTTCTTGATCCACTGGGTTTTGAGTTGCCATTACTAAAAATGGTTTGTCTAATTTGAAGGTTTCATCTCCAATAGTAACTTGTTTTTCTTGCATAGCTTCCAACAAAGCCGATTGCACTTTTGCTGGCGCACGATTGATCTCATCGGCTAAAACAAAGTTGGCAAAAATGGGTCCTTTTCGAATGGTAAAATCGTTTTGTTTTACGTTGTAAATCATGGTTCCAACCACATCAGCTGGTAATAAATCTGGTGTAAACTGAATTCGGCTAAACGAACCGTGAACTGCTTGTGACAGCGTATTAATTGCTAACGTTTTTGCTAATCCAGGAACACCTTCTAACAAAATGTGTCCTTGTCCTA
It encodes the following:
- a CDS encoding tetratricopeptide repeat protein, which produces MNKIVYIVVLLISGVLFSQEKDKNLYNGNQSFVQKSYTSAEADYRVTESKKSPKKAIAGYNLGNSIYRQNQPGEAQIKYIQALESAKSKTEKHRIYHNLGNTFMLDKNYVAAAEAYKNALRNNPLDEETRYNYALAKKKNKEKPAKGDNDKNKGGQNEKNPQPENNKKDKGNDKKEQDKNKGEDKKEDEDKKDDKNESPKPSGADKQRIDNILDAVNNAEKKIQDKVNEKKVKPRATTNEKDW
- a CDS encoding vWA domain-containing protein, with product MFELESPKYFYLAALIPIVVALFLFNLFWKRKKQAAFADLELFKKLSPEKSTFKPVLKLIILLLALACVIIALVNPKMGTKMETVKRQGIDIVFAIDISKSMLAEDVAPNRLEKTKQLVSQIINQLGNDRVGIVGYAGSAYPVLPMTTDYSIAKMYLQSMNTNMVSSQGTAFNDAIKLSVDYFDIKDTSKLIILVSDGEDHGDGADEAIEMAQEKGVRILTIGVGTEKGALIPLKDDRGNISSYKKDQNGENVITKLYPEVLQNIANKTKSKYIIGSSTKEVVEEVKKSFDKIEKSEFESQQIADFESQYQWFLGLGFLLLLVDIFLLEKKTNWVQKLNLFNEKKHE
- a CDS encoding vWA domain-containing protein, whose protein sequence is MGKVTFLNPEFLWLFLVLPLAMAWLFYKRNQLSATLKMSSLEPFKQNRTFLAKVKPFLNILRLIALSSIIIALARPRSVDVTSKSKTTKGIDIVMAIDVSSSMLANDLKPNRLQALKKVATTFIQDRINDRIGLVVYAGESYTRTPVTSDKAIILQSLKTVEYDDSIIADGTGIGVGLATAINRIKDSKAKSRIIILLTDGVNNSGTIDPRTAAEIAKEYGIKVYTIGIGTNGKAMFPVAKDANGKLVFRMMPVEIDEKLMQEIAKKTDAKYFRATSNQKLQAIYNEINKLETTEIDEKKFYNYDEKYKIFVLIAFGLLGIEILLRNTVFRGIV
- a CDS encoding cytochrome P450, whose translation is MKKTIYFYIALLFGFLGSAQKITTAIDSSQIKIGSQFNLTIKASVNAKDKVVFPNAQNFGALEVLESYPIDTIKNNSQYELIKKYGLTQFDSGRYLIPKLIVKINQKDFQTDSLSIVVNNVKVDTTKQQMYDIKDIIATEEEPSSEWWKLLVLLALIIASGFASYFIIKKLQKGKVKEEEFFASPIEKAIAYLQNLDKKQLVQKGDVKEYYSEMTDIARTYIEESIHIPAMESTSSELMNSLKKAISDKKMFVSREELDKFRQVLENSDLVKFAKSKPLQFEIEKDKSIVDKFLLIVDKALPRTEEQAEALFAEEVRRKELKKQKFMRTAISVGIAVVLFVISVGIFAYTFGLDYLKEHHIGYTTEELLEKEWITSEYGEPAIVIETPKVLKRNNDEKIQNNLPENVKSTNKFIYGSIIDDFSIVLVTTAFKDTTKIDLEVALEHDLKELERFGAKNIIVKTVDFENVKGLSGKKSYGSFTAFNEITKEDQKMSYEIVVFAQAGGAQEFFLTYKEDDEHAKQIMEKIQNSIELRKAKQ
- a CDS encoding DUF58 domain-containing protein; the protein is MDTKEILKKVRKIEIKTRRLSDHIFSGEYHTSFKGRGMTFSEVRQYQYGDDVRAIDWNVTARYNEPFVKVFEEERELTMMLVVDISGSESFGTKNQQKRDMVTEIAATLAFSATQNNDKIGLLLFSDQIELFIPPKKGKSHVLRIIRELIEFEPKSKKTDLSQALKYLLSVLKKKAIVFLISDFMTTAYEHTLKIASKRHDVTGIRVFDQREESIPNIGIVTMLDAENGETLVVDTNSKSVRQNYEKYYRENVTYFREVFSKCGAGAISSRVDESYVTKLLGYFKARN
- a CDS encoding AAA family ATPase; translation: MEENTSTLDIRAINEKIERESAFIDLLTMEMNKVIVGQKHMVERLLIGLLGQGHILLEGVPGLAKTLAINTLSQAVHGSFSRIQFTPDLLPADVVGTMIYNVKQNDFTIRKGPIFANFVLADEINRAPAKVQSALLEAMQEKQVTIGDETFKLDKPFLVMATQNPVDQEGTYPLPEAQVDRFMLKAVIDYPKMEDERSIIRQNLKGAYEKVNQVVSLEQILRAQEAVREVYMDEKIEKYILDIVFATRYPEKYKLESLKPLISFGASPRGSINLATAAKCYAFIKRRGYVIPEDVRAVVYDVLRHRIGVTYEAEAENVTSVDIISKIVNEIEVP